The following proteins are encoded in a genomic region of Reichenbachiella sp.:
- the hemC gene encoding hydroxymethylbilane synthase, giving the protein MKIKIGTRGSKLALWQAYHVQGLLKKQGVDSEIITIETKGDKILDVTIAKIGSKGVFTEEIEEQLKDGRIDIAVHSAKDMQSTLPEGFELIAFGEREKSHDVLVSHKTIDLDQKDLVLGTSSTRRLAFLNKYYPHVKTVPVRGNLQTRIKKMKDGVCDALWLAYAGAHRMEYDDMIVHEFDPSTFVPAVGQGSIAIEVCESLDQDKKDIVRLAVNHEPSEKCLIAERSFLKKMDGGCSIPVFGLATIENDVLTLYGGIISLDGKTVVEKSCCSTTNAAKKVGETLGEYILENGGREILEDIRKHQAD; this is encoded by the coding sequence AGGGGGAGTAAATTGGCGTTGTGGCAGGCCTATCATGTTCAGGGCTTGCTAAAAAAGCAGGGAGTGGATTCGGAGATAATCACCATAGAAACCAAGGGAGATAAAATTCTCGATGTCACTATCGCAAAAATTGGAAGTAAGGGTGTCTTTACTGAAGAGATTGAAGAACAATTAAAAGATGGTCGGATCGATATCGCTGTTCATAGCGCCAAAGACATGCAGTCTACTTTGCCCGAAGGGTTTGAATTGATTGCTTTTGGCGAACGTGAAAAGTCGCACGACGTACTGGTAAGCCACAAGACCATTGATTTAGATCAAAAAGATTTAGTCTTGGGAACGTCTTCTACCAGACGTTTAGCCTTCCTAAATAAATACTACCCGCATGTAAAGACAGTACCTGTTCGTGGCAACTTACAAACACGGATTAAGAAGATGAAGGACGGGGTTTGTGATGCGCTATGGTTGGCATATGCTGGAGCACATCGGATGGAATATGATGATATGATCGTCCATGAATTCGATCCTTCCACATTTGTTCCTGCCGTGGGTCAGGGCAGTATTGCGATAGAAGTTTGCGAGTCGTTGGATCAAGATAAAAAGGACATTGTCCGCCTGGCAGTCAATCACGAACCAAGTGAAAAATGCCTGATTGCGGAACGTTCGTTTTTAAAGAAAATGGATGGAGGTTGTAGCATTCCAGTATTTGGGTTGGCAACCATAGAAAATGATGTACTTACCTTATATGGAGGAATCATTAGTCTAGATGGAAAGACGGTTGTTGAAAAGTCCTGTTGCTCGACAACTAATGCTGCGAAAAAAGTTGGAGAGACTTTGGGAGAGTACATTTTAGAAAATGGTGGCCGAGAAATATTAGAAGACATTAGAAAACATCAAGCGGATTAA
- a CDS encoding peptidylprolyl isomerase: protein MKLKRQLLLVLTISTVLGACAQDQPSFDVKKYTQTEEKKDFLVTIHTSLGDMKAVLYDETPLHRDNFLKLIKEGAYDSTTWHRVIKEFMIQGGGIDMKPSTPKRTDRIPAEFDARLFHVKGALAAARQGDRVNPEKASSWCQFYIVQGKKWTKDELTLDQQKLNAGIGKLLQNDKHLALREELIAMQERRDFDGMNKLVMSKASLIESELGISVRKDVSQERIDAYTTIGGAPHLDDEYTVFGQVVEGFDVIDKIAATKTIREKPIENLYLTIEVEEVSKKKLSKQYGISYPEK, encoded by the coding sequence ATGAAATTAAAAAGACAATTACTTTTAGTACTTACTATTTCAACGGTACTTGGGGCTTGTGCCCAGGATCAACCGAGTTTTGACGTAAAAAAATACACACAAACGGAGGAGAAGAAGGACTTTTTAGTAACTATTCACACCTCTCTTGGGGATATGAAAGCCGTACTTTATGACGAGACACCTTTGCATAGAGACAATTTTCTTAAGTTGATCAAGGAAGGCGCTTATGACAGTACGACCTGGCATCGCGTGATCAAGGAATTCATGATTCAAGGCGGTGGAATTGACATGAAACCAAGCACTCCTAAACGAACAGATAGAATACCTGCAGAGTTTGATGCCAGACTATTTCATGTGAAAGGAGCCCTAGCGGCCGCTCGTCAAGGTGATCGGGTAAATCCAGAGAAAGCTTCTAGTTGGTGTCAGTTCTATATTGTACAAGGGAAAAAGTGGACCAAAGATGAACTAACACTAGATCAGCAAAAGTTGAATGCAGGTATAGGAAAGTTGTTACAAAATGATAAACACCTTGCGCTTAGGGAAGAACTCATTGCTATGCAGGAAAGAAGAGACTTCGATGGAATGAATAAACTGGTGATGAGCAAAGCGTCATTGATAGAATCAGAATTGGGTATATCAGTAAGAAAAGACGTAAGTCAGGAGAGAATAGATGCCTATACCACTATTGGCGGTGCTCCTCACTTGGACGACGAATATACAGTCTTTGGTCAGGTAGTTGAGGGCTTTGATGTCATAGATAAAATTGCCGCAACCAAGACCATTAGGGAGAAGCCTATCGAAAATCTCTATTTAACTATCGAGGTAGAAGAAGTATCTAAAAAGAAGTTGAGTAAGCAATATGGTATTAGCTATCCTGAAAAATAG
- a CDS encoding RNA polymerase sigma-70 factor produces the protein MPILGEQKLVKKLKGGCHQSFTTLFHLYAKKLYNFSYKYTQSHAESEEIVQEVFLKIWNKRETINPKLSFNAFLITIAKNHIFNRIKKEASRKQYRNQIEDAELVTNETESKVIFADLEQIAKSKIEDLPPKRKQIFLLRRDSGMSVKEIAQKLGIAESTVENQMNKAIKTLKTNLSKFS, from the coding sequence GTGCCCATCTTAGGAGAACAAAAACTGGTTAAAAAATTAAAGGGAGGATGTCACCAATCCTTTACTACTCTCTTTCATTTGTATGCTAAAAAGCTGTATAATTTTTCGTACAAATACACCCAATCTCATGCCGAATCTGAAGAAATAGTACAAGAAGTTTTTCTTAAAATTTGGAATAAGAGAGAGACTATCAATCCTAAACTTTCTTTCAATGCTTTTTTAATCACTATTGCAAAAAATCACATTTTCAACAGAATCAAAAAGGAAGCTAGTCGCAAGCAATATCGAAATCAAATCGAGGATGCTGAGCTTGTGACCAATGAAACGGAGAGTAAAGTTATTTTTGCAGACCTGGAGCAAATAGCTAAAAGCAAAATAGAAGATCTTCCTCCTAAGCGGAAACAGATTTTTTTGCTTAGAAGAGATTCCGGTATGTCCGTCAAGGAGATTGCTCAAAAACTGGGAATAGCCGAAAGTACGGTAGAAAACCAAATGAATAAGGCGATTAAAACCTTAAAAACCAACCTTTCAAAATTTTCTTAA
- a CDS encoding FecR family protein, with translation MDFLNKYRAFKAGQLSQEEAEEFVAWMNSKEGEEKILGDIENDWNYLDAKEATDETRLESILTQIKAETGEESAQESRSHFFSKLAAAVALLVVFAGLTYLIFPELQTLNQPQRIVKVNPSGQKSTHFLPDGSKVYLNAESSISYAREFEGDKRAIELKGEAYFEVTKNPEKPFVVKSKGVSTTAIGTAFNVRAYANEKKLGIALTEGKVKVTSTNLEEEFFLVPGEQLHYSSDSKRVSKSEFDTDEIVGWKNGLIKFQEANYEEVKSRLERWFGVRIVSNVDPSERWKYTGSFENQSLEMILEGMKLTKNFEYKMEQKKVEIMFK, from the coding sequence TTGGATTTTTTAAACAAGTATCGAGCTTTTAAAGCGGGCCAACTATCTCAGGAAGAGGCTGAGGAGTTTGTGGCATGGATGAATTCGAAAGAAGGGGAAGAAAAGATTTTGGGGGATATCGAAAACGATTGGAATTATCTGGATGCCAAGGAGGCCACTGATGAGACCAGACTAGAGTCGATACTTACTCAGATCAAAGCTGAAACGGGAGAAGAAAGTGCACAGGAATCAAGAAGTCATTTTTTCTCAAAGCTGGCAGCAGCTGTGGCACTTTTGGTTGTATTTGCAGGATTGACCTATTTGATATTTCCTGAATTGCAGACCCTAAATCAACCTCAACGGATTGTGAAAGTCAATCCAAGTGGTCAGAAGTCCACTCATTTCTTGCCAGACGGTAGTAAGGTGTATCTGAATGCTGAAAGTTCTATCAGTTATGCTCGTGAGTTTGAAGGCGATAAAAGAGCAATTGAATTGAAGGGGGAGGCCTATTTTGAAGTAACAAAAAATCCTGAAAAACCATTTGTGGTCAAATCCAAAGGAGTATCTACCACTGCAATTGGTACAGCTTTTAATGTTCGTGCATATGCTAATGAGAAGAAACTCGGTATTGCGCTTACTGAAGGAAAGGTAAAAGTGACCTCAACAAACTTAGAGGAGGAGTTTTTCTTGGTTCCAGGAGAACAGCTTCATTATTCTTCAGATTCAAAAAGAGTTTCAAAATCAGAGTTTGACACAGATGAAATAGTAGGTTGGAAAAACGGCCTAATTAAGTTTCAGGAGGCTAATTATGAAGAAGTGAAAAGCCGACTAGAGCGATGGTTTGGTGTTCGTATTGTGAGTAATGTAGACCCTTCGGAAAGGTGGAAATATACTGGGTCATTTGAAAACCAGTCGCTTGAGATGATTTTAGAGGGAATGAAACTGACCAAAAACTTTGAGTATAAAATGGAGCAAAAAAAGGTAGAAATTATGTTCAAGTAA
- a CDS encoding TonB-dependent receptor — protein MLKTFTRIVFLGLVFSYSLFAAPGDESKYDNIKNTKVSIILKEVSIEQAFQLIEKNTSFRFAFDEKDIDPSLRISNSDKNIPLSELLLKISEKSQLKFKQINNTINVYKNSSSEGLANESIRHFKVGGQILNEEDGTPLAGVSIRVSGSNIGIISDLEGDFELTIPGQSARLLISYVGFETIKVDVAPSMTNLRVGIKTDLKSLNDVVVVGTRFNPRSVLDSPVPIDNISSQELEATGQLTLDQMINFKMQSFNASQQTISDATAHFNPADLRGLGPSRTLILINGKRKNPSALVYINDTPGKGEVGVDMQSIPIGAVERVEILRDGASAQYGSDAIAGVINIILKEDTEITSINAFSGITTKGDGLHYGLSANTGFELPRNGFLNITTSFKEQEYTNRAGSPGKDEFLNDENFEDWVAENPDLGMIVGQPDMSTFDVFYNADIPINDNSELYSFGGITLRKGSSFALYRTPYWVPDPDHIFHKDDEVYNGFHPTFETDIKDHTLGFGVRSKIRDWAVDISAVSGANTVDYHIGQTMNPALGRQSPTRFEAGGYEFQNFVSNVDLFKRVGDFNIGFGSEFRTERFQAFAGEPASYEGNGAISFPGIRPTDEVNENRYNVGVYTDLEYDNEVILIGGAARFENYDDFGKNFTWKINSRYRPFGDLIAIRASASTGFRAPSLHQIYLSNVQTLVSDGTISNQGTFSNHSPVIRELEVPNLTQESSINLSVGTAIQPISKLEVTLDYYDIRVNNRILFTNEIGSDGNPNTFTALEDTLSSYEVTSLKFFINAADTRTKGIDAVATYRDILFGNGMLDISFAANLNSTSIVSAIRTPDPIAASGNEIFNRKEQARIISARPASKLLLGMDYGLGKFSAGLRFTRFGEVTWKHAEDPGKDQTFSAKLVTDLNMEYRLSHTATFGLSINNIFNVYPDEVDPKGDPITNLGGRFKYAWEVNQFGYLGTTVSANFRIKFD, from the coding sequence ATGCTAAAAACCTTTACTAGAATTGTCTTTCTTGGTTTGGTATTTTCTTATTCTTTGTTTGCCGCTCCCGGCGATGAAAGCAAATATGATAATATCAAAAACACCAAAGTCAGTATAATTCTGAAAGAGGTTTCTATTGAGCAAGCATTTCAACTGATTGAAAAAAATACTTCTTTTCGATTTGCCTTTGATGAAAAGGATATCGACCCGTCCTTAAGAATTAGTAACTCAGACAAGAACATACCGCTTTCTGAATTGCTTCTAAAAATTTCCGAAAAAAGTCAGCTCAAATTCAAGCAGATCAATAATACGATCAATGTTTATAAAAATTCGTCGAGTGAAGGTCTAGCCAATGAATCTATTCGACACTTTAAAGTAGGTGGTCAAATTCTGAATGAAGAGGATGGGACTCCTTTGGCTGGTGTCTCCATTAGAGTCAGTGGTTCTAATATTGGAATTATATCAGATTTAGAAGGTGATTTTGAATTGACCATTCCCGGTCAATCCGCCAGATTGCTAATATCCTACGTTGGATTTGAAACTATCAAAGTAGATGTTGCACCTTCAATGACCAATCTGAGGGTTGGGATAAAAACGGATTTAAAAAGCCTAAATGATGTGGTGGTGGTAGGCACAAGGTTCAATCCCAGATCAGTTTTAGATTCGCCAGTGCCCATAGACAATATATCTAGTCAAGAACTGGAGGCTACAGGTCAGCTTACCCTTGATCAGATGATCAACTTCAAAATGCAGTCATTCAACGCATCTCAACAGACCATTTCCGATGCTACCGCCCATTTCAACCCTGCTGATTTAAGAGGGTTGGGTCCTTCGCGTACGCTTATATTGATCAACGGCAAACGGAAAAACCCTAGTGCATTGGTGTATATCAATGATACACCGGGAAAAGGTGAGGTGGGGGTAGATATGCAGAGTATTCCAATAGGAGCCGTAGAACGTGTAGAAATCCTTAGGGATGGTGCGTCTGCTCAATACGGTTCTGACGCAATAGCCGGAGTCATTAACATCATTTTAAAAGAGGATACCGAAATCACGAGTATCAATGCTTTTTCGGGTATTACCACTAAAGGAGATGGGTTGCACTATGGTTTAAGTGCCAATACTGGTTTTGAATTACCTCGGAATGGATTTCTGAATATTACTACCTCATTTAAAGAGCAAGAGTATACGAATAGGGCAGGCAGCCCAGGAAAGGATGAGTTTTTGAATGATGAAAACTTTGAAGATTGGGTAGCAGAAAACCCCGACTTGGGAATGATCGTGGGCCAGCCTGATATGTCAACTTTTGATGTATTCTATAATGCAGATATTCCAATAAACGACAATTCCGAACTGTATTCTTTTGGTGGTATTACATTGAGAAAGGGGTCGAGTTTTGCTTTGTACAGAACGCCCTATTGGGTGCCGGATCCTGACCACATTTTTCACAAAGATGATGAGGTGTATAACGGCTTTCACCCAACTTTCGAAACCGACATCAAAGACCATACGCTGGGTTTTGGAGTTAGAAGCAAGATTCGAGATTGGGCAGTGGATATTAGTGCAGTTTCAGGAGCTAATACAGTAGACTATCATATTGGCCAAACCATGAATCCGGCTCTAGGACGGCAAAGTCCCACACGATTTGAGGCAGGAGGATATGAGTTTCAAAACTTTGTGAGTAATGTGGATTTATTCAAGCGCGTAGGTGATTTCAATATTGGTTTTGGTTCTGAATTTCGGACGGAACGTTTTCAAGCGTTTGCTGGTGAGCCTGCTTCATACGAAGGCAATGGAGCAATTTCATTTCCTGGGATTAGACCAACAGATGAGGTAAATGAAAATAGGTATAATGTGGGTGTTTATACTGATCTGGAATACGACAATGAAGTAATTTTAATCGGAGGAGCAGCTAGGTTTGAAAATTATGATGATTTTGGAAAGAATTTTACCTGGAAAATTAATTCGAGATATAGGCCGTTTGGCGATCTGATAGCGATTAGAGCGTCAGCAAGTACGGGTTTTCGAGCACCCTCCTTACATCAAATCTATTTGAGTAATGTACAAACACTGGTTTCTGATGGCACCATCTCCAATCAAGGGACTTTCAGCAATCATAGTCCAGTTATTCGCGAATTAGAGGTACCCAATTTGACTCAGGAAAGTTCTATAAATCTTTCTGTTGGCACGGCCATACAACCCATCTCCAAACTGGAAGTAACGCTGGACTATTACGACATTCGAGTCAATAATCGAATTCTCTTTACAAATGAAATCGGGTCCGATGGGAATCCTAATACTTTCACTGCGCTAGAAGATACGCTGAGCTCTTATGAAGTGACCAGTTTGAAGTTTTTTATCAATGCGGCCGATACAAGAACAAAAGGAATAGACGCGGTGGCCACTTACCGCGATATCCTTTTTGGAAATGGAATGTTAGATATCAGTTTCGCTGCCAATCTCAATTCGACCTCCATTGTAAGTGCCATTCGAACACCGGACCCGATTGCAGCTTCAGGCAATGAAATATTTAATAGGAAGGAACAGGCACGTATTATTTCTGCTCGACCAGCGAGTAAACTCCTTCTGGGAATGGACTATGGTTTGGGGAAATTTTCAGCAGGGCTTCGGTTTACAAGGTTTGGAGAGGTGACGTGGAAACATGCCGAGGATCCAGGCAAGGATCAGACGTTTTCTGCTAAGTTAGTTACCGACTTAAACATGGAATATCGTCTGAGCCATACGGCTACATTCGGACTTTCAATTAATAATATTTTTAATGTGTACCCAGACGAAGTAGATCCTAAAGGCGATCCGATTACCAATTTAGGAGGTCGCTTCAAATATGCTTGGGAGGTGAATCAATTCGGGTATTTAGGCACTACGGTTTCAGCTAATTTTAGAATTAAATTCGATTAA
- a CDS encoding SusC/RagA family TonB-linked outer membrane protein, whose product MKKVYSALTVMLMLSVTVAFAQKTVSGTVTDGSSGEPLVGVNVIEKGTANGALTDLDGNFKIEVTDGAVLVFSYIGYVGSEVTVGSQAQIDVSMKEDVTNLEEVIVTGLATSVKRSNLANAVASVSGEDLAGKTNIQTLDGGLQGKVAGANILNNSGAPGGGISMKLRGITTITGSSEPLYIVDGVYIDNSAVSNGSNTVTAASTNGAMTTNQDNAANRIADLDPSDIESIEILKGASASAIYGSRANAGVVIITTKRGSEGKTQITFKQDIGFAKILNPLGTRPFTSNLVLSDFGPTAQAEFDAANASGQLYDYEDEMYGETGLLTNTKVTLAGGSDRTKFYLSASRKDEEGIIKNTGFERNSVRANIDHKISKFVDINLSTNYIKSKTGRGLTNNDNAGVSYGVALSSTLPWQDLYPNENGIYPNHPTNPSNPLATRDKSTVEDETNRFVIGSGINFNLLRKENSFLQLKLQGGLDYYNNESTLHFPEDLQFTIGNQDGVYSRGNNVTFNTNMSAFLIYNTSVGDVDLTSSAGVNRLDQSKELLTVQAQQLTAGQQNLQQGGSLTAFHRRLESQDLGYAIQQEANWDDKLIATASVRLDKSTLNGDANKLYTYPKFSLAANLANFEFWNVGIISQLKLRGAYGEAGGVPNPNSVTFVQPKFTALAPLNTGGNTGSVVGTAFGDPNVEPERSKELEFGFDLGLLDGRIGYTFTWYNKKVEDLILVAAMPPTSGFLNQQTNLGALQNKGIEMSLNALVVNNSAIKWNTTVNWWTNESEMTRLDVPAFNPPGGGFGAGLGTIRLEEGKSLTQIVGTAGSSEVVQLGDAAPDFQLGWSNDITFLKNFTFSMLWHWKKGGQNVNLTGLLTDFGGTSYNYDELLDDGQRLGDARIAAFFSGENSTLFVEDADYIKLREVSLYYSIPKSVLGNAFNGTIDRVRVGISGNNLFMETPYTSYDPEVSNFGSGGVLQGIEVTPFPSSKRMFFHLEVGF is encoded by the coding sequence ATGAAAAAAGTTTACTCTGCATTAACCGTAATGCTAATGTTATCGGTTACTGTTGCCTTTGCCCAGAAAACGGTTTCAGGTACGGTGACAGATGGATCATCCGGCGAGCCACTCGTTGGGGTGAATGTCATTGAAAAAGGCACCGCCAACGGTGCTTTGACAGACCTAGATGGTAACTTCAAAATAGAAGTAACGGACGGGGCTGTTTTAGTTTTTTCTTATATAGGATATGTTGGATCTGAGGTGACCGTAGGGTCGCAAGCTCAGATAGACGTTTCCATGAAAGAAGATGTCACAAACCTTGAAGAAGTAATTGTTACAGGTTTGGCCACCTCTGTGAAGCGGTCGAATTTGGCTAATGCAGTAGCTTCTGTATCGGGTGAAGATTTGGCTGGAAAGACAAACATTCAAACCTTGGATGGGGGTCTTCAGGGTAAAGTAGCTGGAGCGAATATTCTAAATAATTCGGGTGCACCAGGAGGAGGTATTTCTATGAAGCTTAGAGGTATTACAACGATTACGGGTTCTTCTGAGCCACTTTATATAGTAGATGGTGTATACATAGATAACTCCGCTGTTTCAAATGGTTCAAATACTGTTACCGCAGCATCTACGAATGGTGCTATGACAACTAATCAGGACAACGCAGCCAACAGGATTGCTGATTTAGATCCCTCTGACATTGAAAGTATTGAGATACTAAAGGGAGCATCAGCGTCAGCCATCTATGGTTCGCGAGCAAATGCCGGTGTGGTCATCATCACTACCAAAAGAGGAAGTGAAGGGAAAACTCAAATTACTTTTAAACAGGATATTGGTTTTGCAAAAATCTTAAACCCACTTGGTACAAGACCATTCACTTCAAACCTTGTTCTTTCTGATTTTGGGCCAACCGCTCAAGCTGAATTTGATGCAGCCAACGCTTCTGGCCAGCTGTACGATTATGAAGATGAAATGTACGGTGAGACAGGACTGTTGACTAATACTAAAGTTACTTTAGCTGGAGGTAGTGATAGAACGAAATTTTACCTTTCTGCAAGTAGAAAAGATGAAGAAGGTATTATAAAAAATACTGGATTTGAAAGAAATTCTGTGAGAGCTAATATTGACCACAAAATTTCAAAGTTTGTTGATATTAATTTGTCAACCAATTATATAAAGTCAAAGACTGGACGTGGACTAACGAACAATGATAACGCTGGTGTTTCTTATGGAGTGGCTTTGTCAAGTACTTTGCCCTGGCAGGATCTATATCCAAATGAAAATGGGATATACCCCAATCATCCGACCAATCCGTCCAACCCATTGGCTACAAGAGATAAGTCGACAGTAGAAGATGAAACGAACCGGTTTGTTATTGGGTCAGGGATTAATTTCAATCTTTTGAGAAAAGAGAACTCTTTTCTTCAGTTGAAATTACAAGGAGGACTGGATTACTACAATAATGAATCTACGCTCCATTTTCCTGAAGATCTGCAATTCACAATCGGCAATCAAGATGGGGTGTATTCAAGAGGAAATAATGTAACATTCAATACAAACATGTCAGCCTTCTTGATTTATAATACAAGTGTTGGAGATGTTGATCTTACATCATCTGCTGGTGTGAATCGTTTGGACCAGTCTAAAGAGCTTTTGACTGTACAAGCTCAACAATTGACAGCCGGACAACAAAATCTGCAGCAAGGAGGATCTTTAACAGCCTTTCATAGAAGGTTGGAATCGCAAGATTTAGGTTATGCTATTCAGCAAGAGGCCAATTGGGATGATAAGTTAATCGCAACGGCTAGTGTAAGGTTGGATAAATCGACGTTAAATGGTGATGCGAATAAACTTTATACTTATCCAAAGTTCTCACTAGCCGCTAACTTAGCAAATTTCGAATTCTGGAATGTGGGTATAATCAGCCAGCTGAAACTAAGAGGAGCCTATGGAGAAGCTGGTGGTGTGCCAAATCCGAACTCTGTAACTTTCGTCCAACCAAAATTCACAGCCCTTGCCCCATTAAATACAGGTGGTAACACAGGATCAGTAGTTGGAACTGCCTTTGGTGATCCTAATGTAGAGCCAGAAAGATCTAAAGAGCTTGAGTTTGGGTTTGATCTTGGGTTGTTGGATGGTCGAATTGGATACACTTTTACCTGGTACAACAAGAAAGTTGAAGATTTGATATTGGTGGCTGCAATGCCTCCGACCTCTGGGTTCTTGAATCAGCAAACTAATTTGGGGGCTTTGCAGAATAAAGGGATTGAGATGTCTTTGAATGCGTTAGTTGTGAATAATTCCGCTATCAAATGGAACACCACGGTAAATTGGTGGACCAATGAATCTGAAATGACAAGATTAGATGTTCCAGCCTTTAACCCTCCTGGAGGTGGTTTTGGTGCTGGCCTAGGAACGATTCGATTGGAAGAAGGCAAATCACTAACTCAAATCGTTGGTACCGCTGGTTCTTCTGAAGTCGTTCAACTTGGCGATGCTGCTCCAGATTTTCAGTTGGGCTGGAGTAATGATATTACTTTCTTGAAAAACTTCACCTTCTCTATGTTGTGGCACTGGAAAAAGGGTGGGCAAAACGTAAACCTTACTGGTTTATTAACAGATTTCGGAGGCACCTCATATAATTATGACGAATTGTTGGATGACGGACAGCGTTTGGGAGACGCTAGAATAGCTGCATTCTTCAGTGGGGAAAATTCTACACTATTCGTAGAGGACGCGGACTATATCAAGTTAAGAGAGGTATCTCTTTATTATTCTATCCCTAAATCAGTTTTGGGAAATGCTTTCAATGGCACCATAGATAGAGTGAGGGTAGGTATCTCAGGTAATAACTTGTTCATGGAAACTCCATATACAAGTTATGATCCTGAAGTCTCAAACTTCGGAAGTGGCGGGGTACTACAAGGTATAGAGGTAACTCCATTTCCATCCTCAAAAAGAATGTTTTTTCACTTAGAAGTTGGATTCTAA
- a CDS encoding RagB/SusD family nutrient uptake outer membrane protein encodes MKKINQYIIALIAVFTFSCELDEPVDLNNPSFGGVLNDASIGQLNELVTGVVARASTGMGNYHDIVGVIGREIYRIDVSDPRWVGDLLGTGNLDNSAFYTGTNFSTRYNGVKTANTLIGAVENTTVLTDEEAQGYLAFAKTFKAHALLFALNHQYDNGIRVDVEDPNALGPYTSNAAEGYDAIAAILAEAATHIENAGTSFAFGLTSGFDGFDTPATFAGFIKALQARVALYQENYADAVTFVDQSFLDETGNFDLGVYRVFANASGDRVNALFFPNNTNGTTRLVQNDWVPDAEDGDLRLSKASLRNSPQDVISGQLVANYDAWAVKDQTQPMAFIRNEELILIKAEALIQDGSAAALAEAVTLIDIIRVQSGGLGNYSGPVTQSDLINEMLHQRRYSLFDEGHRWIDMRRYDRLDELPLDLPNHSVIVQLPRPFNEIGVQGG; translated from the coding sequence ATGAAAAAAATAAATCAATATATAATAGCGCTAATAGCTGTTTTCACATTTTCATGTGAGTTGGACGAACCAGTTGATCTAAACAATCCAAGTTTTGGGGGTGTTCTTAACGACGCCAGTATTGGTCAATTAAATGAGTTGGTTACTGGAGTAGTGGCAAGGGCCAGTACAGGTATGGGCAACTACCACGATATAGTCGGGGTAATTGGTCGTGAAATTTATCGCATTGATGTGTCTGACCCAAGATGGGTAGGAGACTTGCTAGGAACTGGAAATTTGGATAATAGTGCATTTTATACAGGAACAAATTTCAGTACTAGATACAATGGCGTTAAAACGGCAAATACTTTAATTGGAGCCGTTGAGAATACCACTGTACTGACTGATGAAGAGGCCCAAGGATACTTGGCTTTTGCCAAAACTTTTAAAGCACATGCATTATTATTTGCTTTGAATCATCAGTACGACAATGGGATCAGGGTTGATGTGGAAGATCCAAATGCTCTTGGCCCTTATACAAGCAATGCTGCTGAGGGGTATGATGCAATAGCAGCGATCTTAGCTGAAGCTGCTACCCACATAGAGAACGCAGGAACATCTTTTGCATTTGGCTTGACTTCTGGGTTCGATGGTTTCGATACACCAGCAACCTTTGCAGGATTTATAAAAGCGTTACAAGCTAGAGTGGCCTTATATCAGGAGAATTATGCCGATGCCGTGACATTTGTTGATCAATCTTTTTTGGATGAGACAGGAAATTTTGATCTGGGCGTCTACCGAGTATTTGCGAATGCTTCTGGAGATCGAGTAAATGCTTTGTTTTTTCCAAACAATACAAATGGAACAACAAGGTTGGTTCAGAATGATTGGGTTCCTGATGCTGAAGACGGTGATTTGAGATTGTCAAAAGCATCATTAAGAAATTCGCCACAGGATGTTATATCTGGTCAGTTGGTTGCTAACTATGATGCATGGGCAGTTAAAGATCAGACGCAGCCTATGGCTTTTATTCGCAATGAGGAATTGATTCTGATAAAAGCCGAAGCTTTGATCCAGGATGGTTCAGCAGCGGCTTTAGCTGAAGCGGTTACTCTGATTGATATAATTAGAGTCCAATCAGGAGGGTTAGGAAATTATAGTGGACCTGTGACTCAATCGGATTTAATTAATGAAATGCTTCATCAAAGAAGGTATTCATTGTTTGATGAAGGTCATAGATGGATTGATATGAGAAGATACGATAGGTTAGACGAGCTCCCCCTAGATCTTCCCAATCATTCTGTAATTGTACAACTACCGAGACCATTCAATGAGATAGGGGTGCAAGGAGGTTAA